In Phaeobacter inhibens DSM 16374, the following proteins share a genomic window:
- a CDS encoding DUF2946 family protein has translation MTFLRSYLALALIALMALTGVSAQAGMRDATGQMVICTGTGPVMVYIDSDGQPVSPPMDCPECLTFVADLGLPLPVFGHSTLPQKLPRDIVQSAEIRTVVRLAAFARGPPELGRSRAV, from the coding sequence ATGACCTTTCTGCGATCATATCTGGCGCTTGCCCTGATCGCGCTGATGGCTCTCACCGGCGTCAGTGCTCAGGCGGGGATGCGTGATGCGACCGGTCAGATGGTGATATGCACCGGCACTGGCCCGGTGATGGTTTATATCGACAGCGATGGTCAGCCAGTGTCGCCGCCAATGGACTGCCCTGAGTGTCTGACCTTTGTTGCGGATCTGGGGCTGCCCCTGCCGGTCTTTGGGCACAGCACCCTGCCGCAAAAACTGCCGCGAGACATAGTGCAGAGCGCTGAGATACGGACTGTGGTGCGGTTGGCGGCCTTTGCCCGTGGGCCGCCGGAACTGGGACGTTCCCGCGCGGTATGA